Proteins encoded in a region of the Populus alba chromosome 13, ASM523922v2, whole genome shotgun sequence genome:
- the LOC140954385 gene encoding uncharacterized protein, producing the protein MELDAVNCSALERLTIHSKRIPSLYVSGCNNLIEIEGMEGMGKRWVIVSEDRSNLSNILKQSLVQALYKGEEYDIVIADGEMPELFSNRAEGSSLTFHVPPCSDGNKIQGLVAWVVCAIDGNISAYLRGEAVIRNKSNGVQLFKRSIMLFTMSTNSSNQCSWVNHISLAALPPNAMKAGEQLELSVEVKHTSFEVQKCGVHMIVKKPEVE; encoded by the exons ATGGAACTGGATGCTGTTAATTGTTCGGCGTTGGAGAGACTGACAATTCATTCAAAAAGAATCCCATCACTGTATGTGAGTGGGTGCAACAATTTAATAGAGATTGAGGGTATGGAAGGTATGGGTAAGAGATGGGTCATTGTATCTGAAGACCGGagcaatttatcaaatattttgaagcaGAGTCTTGTTCAg GCATTATACAAGGGTGAAGAGTATGACATTGTCATTGCTGACGGTGAGATGCCAGAATTGTTCAGCAATCGAGCAGAAGGATCTTCATTAACATTTCATGTACCTCCATGTTCAGATGGTAATAAAATCCAAGGGCTGGTTGCTTGGGTTGTCTGCGCCATCGATGGAAACATATCTGCTTATCTGCGGGGAGAGGCTGTTATAAGAAATAAGAGCAACGGTGTTCAATTGTTTAAAAGATCAATAATGTTGTTTACGATGAGCACAAATTCAAGCAACCAGTGTTCTTGGGTAAACCACATATCATTGGCTGCACTTCCTCCGAATGCAATGAAAGCTGGAGAGCAATTGGAGCTATCTGTTGAAGTAAAACATACCTCTTTTGAAGTACAAAAGTGTGGAGTCCATATGATAGTAAAGAAGCCAGAAGTTGAATAG